Sequence from the Numida meleagris isolate 19003 breed g44 Domestic line chromosome 2, NumMel1.0, whole genome shotgun sequence genome:
ACTCTAAAGTGAAAAGtaaacagaatgaaatgctGATGTGAATCTTTGTGCTTTCTTAGTATGGAAACTTTATTGATGATTTGCGGCTCTATGTGAGAGGAGGAACAGGGGGAATGGGTTATCCCCGTCtgggtggggaaggagggagaggcGGCGATGTCTGGTTCATTGCTCAGGAAAGATCGACCCTAAAGAGCATTAAGGCGAGGTACCCGCAGAAGCGATTTGTGGCTGGAACAGGAGCCAACAGCAGGTTCGTCTGTTTGGTGACGGTTGTTAGCGTTTGTCCTTCCTGGGTAGCAAATGCTTGAGTTACTGAGCCTGGCTTAATTCCTCCCAGTGTTAAAGCATTGAAGGGTGAAAAAGGAACAGACTGTGAAGTGCACGTGCCACCAGGGATTTCAGTTCTTGATGATGATGGGAAGAAGATTGGTAAgatcttttgctttgttttaatatatcCCAGTAGATAATGCCATTTATCAATAGTATATTGTAGACTTCTAACACTAGAAGCATCTTAAGATTACACAACTCCCAAGATatgtgttgtttgttgtttttttttttctgctttggtttttttgcatGGACAAAGAGAAGTTGACAAAAATTACTCCTAGAATTTGCTGAACAAGCACGGACCCCTTCCAGAAATTAGTAATAGTTAATTTGTATCACTGTGTGCAGCAGAAAAACGTTAGTTGCAACAATTTCCTGAGGTTGGAAGCCACAGTGAttgtagcgatcagaaggaccaatGCGATGGAAAAGGCGTTACAAAGGGGTGGAAGGACCAGCGTGATAGCCAGGGTCCATCCCCTTCCAATCACACAGTGaactgccttcacctgtgctcccagggttGACTtggtctttcctccaggtgctcaatcagtggtgCAGGCCATGAGTCAGTAGTTCCCATACAGTGATCTTCTGTAGGATTAAGCGTGTCCTTAAGCTCAGTTTAGTGTCCCACTGACTTTACTGAATTATGacagagcttaaaaaaataagggTCCTTGCTGAGTGTCAGTATTTCAGGTAATCTAAAATgcttatcatttaaaaaaaaaaaaaaagtggtactTGCTGATAACCAGGAAGAGCACTTCCAATAGAAATAGCTCTCTGTAAAATAGTATGGAAGATTCTCTCTTTGTTGAAGTGGGAAGTTAAACCTGAACCACTGCAGGGAATTATGCTTTTTCActaactgatttattttcaggagaACTTAATGCAGCAGGAGAGAGATTCTTGGCAGCCCGGGGAGGTCTCGGTGGCTCTTTAGCCACAAACTTCTTGCCTTGCAAAGGTCAGAGGCGAATTGTTCACCTTGACTTGAAACTTATAGCCGATGTGGGCTTAGTTGGGTAAGTACTGCAGTTCTGTGTTGTGGTTTGAGAACTgacatcagaaaacaaagtagTAAATTTCTAAAGGGATTTCAAAGAAATTCCAGAGGTGGAGTTTGAATGTCATTATAACTTGGCCGCTTCAGTTACTTGCAGTTTATAAAAAGAAGGACTTAAAAcctattaaaattaattctaaaatTTGGAAAACATTGGTTATGCTTCGTTAATCACGGTCATTAGTTCAACATACGTGAATTTAGCAACTGcaatgattttcaaaatattgttaGTAAAGATTTGTAGTTTAAGTAGTAGGTACAAATCAAAGCCAAGAGCAGTATCCATATTGGTTCTTCCACTTTATGGTACTGGCACAAGTGGATCCTTTCAGTGGTAGtcttaaagaaaatgtcaaaggCTACGTAGCCTGCTCTCCCAGTAAACAGCATGCAATGCGGGAAGGAAGAAATTACAAGCTAGAACAGTAGGGTTTGTATGTCTTTTGCACTGGTGCTTTTCAACGTTGCTGCTTATTAACATCGCAGGTAAACATTTATTTGGACAAAGCTTTTAACAAACCGCAGTTGtagaagtgttgatctgcttgaCATCTACTCATAGTTTTCCCTTGCAGTCCCtgttcataaaagaaaaaaatcagtaaacaTTGTAAAGTAAAAACATCTGGTTTTAGgctgaaatacttttattcGTGTATCCTCTCACAAAATGAAGTCTTGAATACAGctagacttttcttttttgtttattacaAATAACTTAGTAGCCCTGTTAATATCAGAAATATTAGTTATATTGTTTTCAAGTGATCTCCAGAAATTACATTATACAGAACATTTTGGCTTTGGAGTTGTGCAAAATACAGCAGTTCTGTGGTGCTGCTTTAACCCTACGTTTTACCTTGCATTTTATCTGATAGtttccctttaaaaatcattaaatgaATATCAATTAATTTGAGGAGatgattattttcttgttgAGAGTATGAATCAACCTCTGATAATTTGTGATTGTACTTTGATCTTGTAGAGTTTGCTATTTTTACTTCAGTAGATTTGTAAGTGGTTTGCTATTAAATCAGATCTGAAAACATCTAGATTTTAGAAAGGGCCCTCAAGTTTGGGTGCAGGTTGTGATGTGTAGCGTAGGTGGCAATTTGAACTTCAAAGAGGATATTATGCCTCAGTGGAAACAAAATACACGCTTGAGGAGATGACCAGAGTAACCTTCCAGGCTGTCTTTAAGGCACCTTTCAATATCAGAGAGCCTTAAAATTACCCTGAATAATTTTCTGTTATAACAGGAGTCTTTATGTCTCTGATCTTTTTGAAGAAAGCCTTTACAAGCCTATCATAACTGCCCCTCTATAAAGCCTCTAATTTAATATTAGTCTTGTTTTTCATATTAGTTGTCCTTGCTAACAGGTTATGATTCTGTGTGTATTTAGATAGAAAGTATGTAGTTTTTCATATAGCGCATTCTGAGGTACACATCAATAATCAGTTGCACCCAGACTTGGTTTCCTTTGATCCCTGGTGCAATGAAGCACGGTGTTGAATAAATGAACTTGGGTGGAATACAAGTCTTGTGTGGTCTCCTGTGTGGAGCAGATGGCTACGAGATGACTATAATTTAGACTCTGACTACAGCTTAATGTTTGACAGGGATCAAAACTATCGTGTCCTTTACAGCTCAGacaattctttaaaataagcagGGCCACCCATAGCAGGGTGCCCATGGCCAGATGATCAGGGAGGAGGCCCCACAGcctctaggcagcctgtgccagtgctctgtcacctgcggagcacagaagtgctgcctgatgTTCAGGggctgtgttccagtttgtgcccgcTGCCTCTTCACCTGGCACTGGGAACCACTGGAAAGAGCCTGTCTCCATTCTCTGTGCACCCTCTTTTCAGGTATTtacattgatgagatccctGGCGCTCTCCTTTCGTGGCTAAGCAATGGTAATTTCAGCATCACTGGTACAACTTCGTTACCTTAAAAATATACACAGATACATACCTCGTATACTTCActtcctgcagccctggaaAGCATCAAGGAATTTATAAAAAATGattcaaatttgatttttttaaaaaagtaactgtttaaaaagaagtgtgaaaagattaaaaagaattgTATAACAAAAAGTGTAAAAATGAACCTATAGCATTGAGCTTGACTAAAGTAATACAGTATATTGGgtaataaaatattcaagaatCACATATATTTATTCACTGTATGAATCCTGACTTTCTCTCTAGGTTTCCAAATGCAGGAAAATCATCCTTGCTAAGCAAGATTTCTCAGGCCAAACCTGAGATTGCAAATTATGCATGTAAGTTCACACgcttatttttaatgctgtaatATTTTATGAGAGCAAGAAAGTTTATAATAAAGAACAGGAGATAACCATGTTGCGTGCTAAATATATTGCACAGATTATGAACTATACCAAATACCTTTAGAAATAGCTTCCATTTCAGTAACTGGTTCCTTTTATGGCCTCAGTTGTTCACATGTACACCTTCATAGTGCTTGAAGCTGTTGTAATGGGGTCTATTTATTTTAGTCTCAgccctttttgtttcctttgagaCTCTGTGGTGTGCAGTATCCTCAGTCTACTGAGTATGCACCATCGCGTTCTTTTGCATAAGCATCTTGCATGCTTTGGAAATAGCTACCACCTGTTCTTGCAGCAGAGTAAGACTTTGGTTTTGAGTCTATCtactgaaaaatactatttattattatcttCCTAAGGATTAGCCATCTGAACgttctttaattaaaaactaatttgGTGTGTTGTGCTACTGCTGCCTGTATTTTGCCTAGATTATTTACCCAGAGTTGTACCTGTGAAAGGATGTTGTCCTCACCCACTGTCTCTTCAGATGCTATGTGTTAAATAGATACATGCTGAAATCTACAGAGACATCCAGTAATCACATGGTGGGGTTCGTGCGTGAGGAGAGATCCATGTGATGGTTTTCTGTCTGATGACATTACCGAGGAAAACTTGGAGGcttatcaaaattatttaattaagcAGATGACTTGCAAAACAAACTGAGAGGAGAACAGCACTTTGAAATAACTACAGTGGATTCCCAGAAAGACTGCAGATGTTTGcctgccctccctccctttcttccagGCTTTAGTTCTGGATTTACCGACTAAAAACATCAGGTCTTTGCATCACCATCAGTTCTGCAAGTcataaaatgcaacaaaaaaaacaccacagtgATCTTTCTGATCTCCATTACTCTGCCTCTCTGTCTCCGTCACTTCTGTTTTAACGTTGCTCTTGAGTAAGCTACCATTTAAGCTAGCATCAATAATATTGTGACTACAGAGCCTGCGTTTTCCTGTCAGTCAGCTTAAAAGCTGCCAATGGCACCGGGACACGCTGCATGTCCTCAAATAATCTTGATGTTTCTGATAATTAAGACAATAGAAATATTATAGGTGGAAACATAAAGAAATGAAGGCCATGCGATATTGGAGATGCTTAGTAGCCTTCTGAATGGAACCAAAAGCAGATGACAGGAGAGACATACATAATAAATACTTCGGATACTGTGTGAGCTTATATTTGCTATTTAGGGACTTTCTGAGCTGTACACAATTTTCATATATTTAGTAATCCTCAGTGTAGTTATCCAGTCTGCGCATAAGTGGCTGTTTTGAGTATTCATGCGTCTTTGGCAAGGGGTACTGAAGCTTTAACTGCGTGTTTGAAGACCACCTCCCCCTTTTTTTAGTAGAGGAGTACAAGGGTTCGAGTTCTCATAATTTCTACTGACCTTCTCATGTAGCTCCTCATTCTCTACACTCTTTTTTATGGAGAATCCTAGCTCACTTGCGTTTCCTTATTTGAGATCTGTTCCATACTCTGAGTAACCCTTTCGAATCCAACAATTTCTGGCTCCTCTATTCCTTTTTTGGGATGAGGGGATCAGTACTGCGTGCAGTGCCAAGATCTGGAGAACCATTGGGTTATAGAGTagtccaatttttttcttactttttttctatattCCTTTTCCATCCATTCTGcttgcctttgctgctgctgatcaCTTGTATCACATAAATCTAAATTTAGAAAGTTGTgcaacatttaaatatttttgaatgttaacatttttttaatactaaaaacagttttgtttctttctcctcctctttttcctccttgtcaTAGTTACAACAATCCAGCCTGAACTAGGAAAGATCATGTATGAAGATTTTAAACAGGTTGGTATGAAAGTTCATCTGGTCATTTAGGTTGTGTGTAACGTTTATTTATGTTGCAAAACAGCATtccaaaaagaaatggaaacttgTAGAGCTTTCTGAaagtgtatatatacataatgCAATTACATGGATTTAATGGAGGTTGTGgagaaaatcttattttataaagtaataaaaaggtAGTTTTATAGATGCTGAGTTGATTTCAAGTCACTTTAATAAATgacttctcattttcctctgccttttttctgtgattccaaTCCTGTGTTATAATCTTGGAGTTGTGAGCTCATGTTTGGGAATGAGACTGTTGTGTCCTAGCTTACTCCTATAAAGTTTAGGAGCCAATTAAGTGTTTCAAAGAATAGCTTGTTATTTTTGCACAGGAGGCATGTTTTGACTGTGTGGAGAGCTCTGGGATGACTGAGTTATtctcagaattaattttaagtaGGAGCAAATTtgtccagcagctgcagatccATAGTAGTGAATGAAAAGGAATACTGTTACTATAACTTCCTGTTCTAACTTTCTGGGttatcttcttcttttctctaaataaaaagcaaaattaaagtgAGAGTGACTGCATGAGCAACCAGAACAGTGTGATCCCTAAGAGTTACCTGGGTCCAGTTCCCCTTGTGGTGGGACGTAGCTCCAGTCTTCTGGAGCTACAGACTACCTTAATTATTGTGATCCTAATTCTACCTTGCTTCTTCGGGTAACTTGTCAGGTAATTCTGTGGTGTTTTGAATCCTTTCTGAGGTAAACACTGGAGAGGAAAACTGATGCAAAAATAAGATACTTACTAGTAGATTTTGGTACAGAGTTGGACCCCAGGTTCATGTAGGGCTAGAGCAAACATTGTAATTCCTCAAGCTTGAATCTTTGATGTGGTTTTAAGTGTATGACACAGGAGGTACTGGGATCATCACTTTAAAGATAAAAGACGAATGCATAAAAGGTCTTCACGTGAGTTAACCGGAAAAGCTTACCCTTCAGATGTGAAAAGACAgactccttttccctttcagaagCAATAATCTTAGGAGATTTTATAGCTGATACTTGAAACTTCCATTACCAACCTTCAACATTATTGTGTACTAAAGGAAGGAGACCTAATTTGccaggcttttaaaaatatgcaggTTTTCAGTTGATTTGTGTTCAAGTTGAGACAAACCCATCAGTCTATGGAATAAATGAAGTGCGGCTTTCTCAGAAAATTGCGTTCTCCCCTTTGAAGTGGGCAGTTCTCTACAGAGATTCAAACATCTAAAGGAaactttttgtttattcattttatcTGCTAGTTAAGGGTAACATCCTAGAAAACTGTGTTGCAAATAATAAGCTGGTTTGTATTGTAGCCTTTGAAAAACTACCTGCTATGAATCAGGAACTCTTGCTTTTACTGATGTATTATGTTCCAGCAGGAGAACTACTTGTACTCctggctttcttttctgcagctgctttatCATTTCCAATGACCTTTACTTCTTGGCTGATTCTGCATTTCATGGTTTTTATATGTTGGTGCTGGGTGCTATATAAAAACTATACGGACAACATACCTCTTGTAAAATCAAGGGAACTAGTGACTATGATTGCACTGAGCATCTGTGAGTGGGAGGAAGTAATTTGGCTCTCAGTATTGcaactgctgaaaacaaaacagcgggAGCAACTAAGAGCAATGTTTGAGGTGGCTGTCCTGTATCATTCAGGGGAGGCTAGTTCActgtatctttttattttcctagagAACACTGaggtttttaaagaaatatgtaGCAgtgcctgttttattttagtacattaaaaaaaaaagtaaaggcCACATGAGTTTTGTACTACTTGCAAAAGGACCTTGATACACAACAACACAAAAGTAGAGTGTGAGTCTGAGGTTCAGCTCATAGCACCAGATCATGAAAGCTGTCAGAACCTTTCATGTATTGTACCAGAATATCTGAACCAAGTACTGTTTTGAGAGAATCTGTGTTTCTTTGAGCTCTATAAAAATACTCTTTGGAAGACAACTCAATCATGAAACCAAACGCATCACGTCAGGAAGATGGTGGTTTTGTTCCAACCCAGTAGTTATTCTCTCCCTATTCTACTTACAAGTCTGCAGTTCACCTAGCTGTATCTTCTGTCCCTGTAGATGGAAAATTCTGAAGCAAGGCTGGAAGTGCTTGGAAAATGCATAATGGTTAAAAAGTTAGTGGGACTGGTAAAGGAGAGTGTAACTCACTCGTAGCAGAAAGTAGGTTGCATGCTGGAAATTTTATTGTGTGCTGGCTTTCAACCCTGCTTAACTGAAACCAGCTGCTGTCTAAATGGCTGTCAGGTAGGTGTGAGCCCCTGCTTTCGCCCTCTCTTCCCCCTCTGTCTTGGCTTCCTGTGAGTTGCTGGGTAGCTGTGGGGTTTTCTAATATTCTGCTCTTCAGTAGTCTGTCTTAGCTCTCCTTTACAGCAGAGACAGTGATTCCTGTTCATTTTGGCAGTTCTTGCTGGGCTCTGGTTGGCAGCTGGTGTACtaataaaaatctcatttctgctgaagagcagaagagaaatactTGCAGCTTCTCATGCTCAGGGGAGCAATGTTAAGTGGGTTTGTATTTGGCATAACAATTTTCTGTAGCCACAAGGAGcagacttcattttcttttctggtggCAGTTTGAATTCTATACAATTAGGCTATTTTGATAGCCTAATTTTCCCAGTTTCTAGAATGTGTTTTATTCTCAGGTAATAGGTAAATGTTGCAGAGACATTTTTATGCCTCTACTTTGTAGACAGCTATAAATAAATAGAGGGGGAACATGAGGTGCAGGATGACTGTGTAATAGTagcattttgtttaaatgtttctcATGATGGGTTTTAAATGTACGGAAAAGGCCAACGTGTAGTGCCAGAGAACTGATTTCCCACACAATTCCGAGGAGTACGTATTTGTAAAAGGAGCCTCTCACAGTAGATactctttgtgtttctttgtctGGATTATTTTGTTTATGTGAAGTTGTAGTAGACaagaatcatttaaaattactttttcttattggaaatattttgtttgaaacttttgttttcctagaTTTTAGTAGCTGATCTCCCAGGCCTGATTGAAGGTGCGCATAGGAACAAAGGGAGGGGGCACAAATTCCTCAAACATGTGGAAAGAACCAAACATCTCCTCTTAGTTGTAAGTTGAATAAAATTTACAGCATATTGAAATCAAAGACAGGGtagtaaataaaatgcaactgaATTGCAATGTAGTTGgaatttcagaaatcatttgtAACTTGTGTGCTTTATAATAAATATAGTTATTGTCATTAGAATAGAAAGTACAAACGGCTGTTTGATGCTAAATTAAATCCTTAAGcagaatttattattaaaatttgACAATTAATTTAGAGCAGTGAAGTGTTCCAAGAATAATTAAGGCTGGTgggtaatttttctttcattttttttttttttaagtcccCTCCCCCTAGTCTTCCCATAAAGAAAAGGTTTGAAAATCGGGGCTTTGGGAAACATCCTCCCAGACCCTACTAGTTTGTGCTTCCAGTGCCTAT
This genomic interval carries:
- the GTPBP10 gene encoding GTP-binding protein 10 isoform X2 codes for the protein MYGNFIDDLRLYVRGGTGGMGYPRLGGEGGRGGDVWFIAQERSTLKSIKARYPQKRFVAGTGANSSVKALKGEKGTDCEVHVPPGISVLDDDGKKIGELNAAGERFLAARGGLGGSLATNFLPCKGQRRIVHLDLKLIADVGLVGFPNAGKSSLLSKISQAKPEIANYAFTTIQPELGKIMYEDFKQILVADLPGLIEGAHRNKGRGHKFLKHVERTKHLLLVVDISGFQLSNKTQFRTAFETILLLTKELELYNEELLTKPALLAINKMDLPCAKDNLNELMKQLQNPEDFLHLLEEEVIPENTIDFRDIIPISAYTGEGIEELKVCVRRSLDEEAERENKEYREKKLLLLHTSGEQMNKG
- the GTPBP10 gene encoding GTP-binding protein 10 isoform X1, whose amino-acid sequence is MVRCGAAVLRRYGNFIDDLRLYVRGGTGGMGYPRLGGEGGRGGDVWFIAQERSTLKSIKARYPQKRFVAGTGANSSVKALKGEKGTDCEVHVPPGISVLDDDGKKIGELNAAGERFLAARGGLGGSLATNFLPCKGQRRIVHLDLKLIADVGLVGFPNAGKSSLLSKISQAKPEIANYAFTTIQPELGKIMYEDFKQILVADLPGLIEGAHRNKGRGHKFLKHVERTKHLLLVVDISGFQLSNKTQFRTAFETILLLTKELELYNEELLTKPALLAINKMDLPCAKDNLNELMKQLQNPEDFLHLLEEEVIPENTIDFRDIIPISAYTGEGIEELKVCVRRSLDEEAERENKEYREKKLLLLHTSGEQMNKG